A stretch of Anoplolepis gracilipes chromosome 12, ASM4749672v1, whole genome shotgun sequence DNA encodes these proteins:
- the LOC140671814 gene encoding uncharacterized protein isoform X11, which translates to MAEVATKKSINVVSSKKSEVCGVQSNNGLIDLDDLTASNNKLISLCDDDDDDDLVLTNNTRNELDNEDKSLQELIDSELALRICSSKSDDDITEELEEEQPVVSQPETIKRIVLDRRQDPFDVNTEFIAVESEYYSLIEEPHQNGHVSPNVNTEVIKPEPIYLQEEFVEQPEVVQKTCDDDRPLNRDEPVDSKEHQASTKDDVVPAIDVPDSSNITNDLIDMSISQPFATCPENKQEELMEKMPDDATLCHTEVSQENITADVAQDTSTGQQFSDNFDETLHQQNQSSSKQKNPFTNEDSSMNEHIEKLENSFEHVEEKISTLISQDKQSPSEIIEEEADLNLSKKHEEEDPRCIQEQFGSFDDDIASQSEMLTETSSTQEFLATERRVLSEEANQETPQIVTSSEITGGSPVTSGSILESDSVPEYSRDIAEDAQNPVDESSSELSASDSTFIEKTEVVVSDTNVTIFSETKRDVERVDENLDSWTTVEEATKPAGVEEERSDDVNEATRDDNEGKADDSLVPPTSPRAPLATPDETETSDVSNACDSESREETVTASSTLVTSSKVGTKTKKKKIEGVAGNDATSPNLTPRTKKTKKSKKSDLEKENISVNCSLRDASMHTGARRSHSEMIDFSDEDDLSNVNVKSLTQNYVSETSRSDQEKLCRERIATGVSIKQLCRSFGDISNMSDGDQAAFGKTSHAGEAEEKARSMGDLRVCEQGYSKFTKDASVFTGVSVKALRASYCSLASLTSEGKDKDRACEKPKFEKSSFNKFDALSKKTVLHVRSVDAGKVQQQLNAVGQGGDANTNCRSCGKVVFQMEQTKAEGLVWHKNCFRCVQCGKQLNVDNYESHESTLYCKPHFKELFQPKPVEESEQPVRPRKPELIIRENEPKELPPDVVRASDKPDLGLEELSSLNVKSRFQVFEKASTENVNEIERSPSQIAVKRSPSILSKLAKFQAKGMDIGVADESLNGIPYEQSSESEDDVETEETEDVETEIVKAKRTTRERPISFSKMDDIKNRWESTSQQGRREIQREARKEEIAGIRSRLFMGKQGKMKEMYQQAVAGNDRVTKINAAEEIQHSSTHARSIKERFERGEPIAASDEEIDSKPKPEKADEEVIAAGISRKSRSLFLELDASAAKTGRPVTPVQPKTPTEIPRRARDAFMGRQVSDDVVRSSDATEEIHVETSEISNKFKFFETYKEPEKQRKQFRITPPRDGQVKMNSPDREIYRDPDVVRADDRVDEVVHTDTARKMLSIFRQMEENACKEELPEGPKPLKRFTPPPEDKFAKATASDSEEEEDEENEESDGDESTEEKDPNYVRASDKVEDEFLKQAQNAARAKTLRAKFEHWEETDGKVGSHHIAEIEMAQGTGEQSSIESASSLRARFESLGSQNNESPRAPKVKVNRFV; encoded by the exons ATGGCGGAGGTGGCGACAAAGAAATCAATCAATGTCGTAAGTAGTAAGAAGAGCGAGGTGTGCGGTGTTCAATCTAACAACGGTTTGATTGATTTGGATGATTTAACCGCGAGTAACAACAAACTAATCTCGTTgtgcgacgacgacgacgatgacgatctCGTGCTCACAAATAATACGCGTAACGAGCTCGATAACGAGGACAAGAGCCTGCAGGAGTTGATAGACAGCGAACTAGCTTTAAGGATTTGCTCGAGCAAGAGCGACGACGACATCACTGAAGAGCTAGAAGAGGAGCAACCCGTCGTCTCTCAACCGGAGACGATCAAGAGGATTGTCCTGGACCGTCGACAGGATCCTTTCGATGTCAACACGGAGTTTATAGCGGTCGAGAGTGAATATTATTCTCTGATCGAGGAACCCCATCAAAATGGTCACGTATCCCCGAACGTCAATACTGAGGTCATAAAACCGGAACCGATATATCTTCAAGAGGAGTTCGTCGAGCAGCCGGAAGTCGTCCAGAAAACGTGCGACGATGATCGGCCATTGAATCGAGACGAACCCGTCGACAGCAAAGAGCATCAGGCATCAACCAAGGATGACGTCGTGCCTGCCATAGACGTCCCGGATTCTAGTAACATCACGAATGATCTCATTGACATGTCGATCTCCCAACCTTTTGCAACTTGTCCTGAAAATAAGCAGGAAGAACTGATGGAAAAGATGCCGGACGACGCGACTCTGTGTCATACGGAAGTTAGCCAAGAAAATATTACTGCAGACGTCGCTCAGGACACGTCGACCGGCCAACAGTTCTCCGACAACTTTGACGAAACACTTCACCAGCAAAATCAAAGTTCCAGTAAGCAGAAGAATCCTTTCACGAATGAAGACTCTTCCATGAATGAACATATCGAGAAGCTTGAAAATTCTTTCGAACATGTTGAGGAAAAGATTTCAACTCTGATTTCCCAAGACAAACAGTCGCCTTCCGAAATCATTGAAGAAGAGGCAGATTTGAATTTAAGCAAGAAGCATGAAGAAGAAGATCCTCGTTGCATTCAGGAGCAATTTGGAAGTTTCGATGACGATATCGCCAGCCAGTCTGAAATGCTCACGGAAACGTCTAGTACGCAAGAGTTTCTCGCTACAGAACGACGCGTATTGAGCGAGGAGGCCAATCAAGAGACACCTCAGATTGTAACATCGTCAGAAATCACTGGTGGTTCACCAGTAACGTCGGGATCGATCCTCGAGAGCGATTCTGTCCCAGAGTATTCCAGGGATATCGCGGAGGACGCCCAGAATCCGGTGGACGAATCCTCGAGCGAGTTATCGGCGTCGGATTCGACGTTCATCGAAAAGACCGAGGTCGTGGTGTCGGATACGAACGTGACGATCTTCTCGGAAACGAAGCGAGACGTCGAGCGTGTCGACGAGAATTTGGACTCGTGGACCACGGTCGAGGAGGCTACGAAACCAGCTGGCGTCGAGGAGGAACGCAGCGATGACGTTAACGAGGCGACGAGAGACGATAACGAGGGGAAAGCGGACGATTCGTTAGTACCCCCCACGTCCCCCCGCGCACCCCTGGCCACCCCGGACGAGACAGAGACGAGCGATGTTTCTAACGCCTGCGAT AGCGAGAGCCGCGAGGAAACGGTGACCGCCAGTTCTACCTTGGTGACCTCCTCGAAGGTTGGGACGaaaacgaagaagaagaagatcgAGGGCGTCGCAGGTAACGATGCCACCTCGCCGAACCTTACGCCGCGTACAAAGAAAACCAAGAAGAGCAAGAAGAGCGATCTCGAGAAGGAGAACATCTCCGTG AATTGTAGCTTACGAGACGCAAGCATGCATACGGGTGCTCGGCGATCGCATTCAGAGATGATCGATTTCTCCGACGAGGACGATTTATCGAACGTCAATGTTAAGTCACTG ACACAAAACTATGTCTCGGAGACGAGTCGTAGCGATCAGGAGAAGTTGTGTAGGGAACGGATCGCGACCGGCGTGTCCATCAAGCAATTA TGTCGCAGCTTTGGCGACATCTCGAACATGAGCGACGGCGATCAGGCGGCTTTCGGGAAAACGAGCCACGCGGGGGAGGCCGAAGAG AAAGCGAGGTCGATGGGTGATCTGAGAGTATGCGAGCAGGGTTACTCAAAATTCACCAAAGACGCGTCCGTCTTCACCGGGGTGTCGGTCAAGGCCCTC AGGGCTTCCTACTGTAGTTTGGCAAGCTTAACGAGCGAGGGTAAGGACAAGGATCGTGCATGCGAGAAGCCGAAATTCGAG aaatcAAGCTTTAATAAATTCGATGCTCTCAGTAAGAAGACAGTTCTGCACGTACGTTCGGTCGATGCAGGAAAAGTGCAACAGCAGCTAAATGCC GTGGGTCAGGGCGGCGATGCGAATACGAATTGTCGCAGCTGCGGCAAGGTCGTCTTCCAAATGGAACAGACAAAGGCCGAGGGTCTGGTATGGCACAAGAATTGCTTCCGGTGCGTGCAATGCGGCAAGCAGCTCAACGTGGACAATTACGAGAGCCACGAGAGCACGCTCTACTGTAAACCCCACTTCAAGGAGCTCTTCCAACCGAAACCGGTCGAGGAGTCCGAACAACCCG TGCGACCTCGAAAGCCGGAGCTGATCATACGGGAGAACGAGCCGAAAGAGTTGCCACCCGATGTGGTCAGAG CTTCCGACAAACCCGACCTAGGACTCGAGGAGCTCTCAAGCTTAAACGTCAAGTCGCGCTTCCAAGTCTTCGAGAAAGCTAGCACAGAGAACGTCAATGAAATTGAGAGATCGCCGTCGCAGATCGCCGTCAAGAGATCGCCCAGCATCCTCAGTAAACTGGCCAA ATTCCAGGCGAAAGGCATGGATATTGGCGTGGCGGATGAATCTCTCAATGGCATACCCTACGAGCAGTCGAGCGAAAGTGAAGACGACGTGGAAACGGAGGAGACCGAAG ACGTGGAGACCGAGATTGTGAAGGCAAAACGCACCACGCGTGAACGACCGATCAGTTTCTCAAAGATGGACGACATCAAGAATCGCTGGGAATCCACCAGTCAACAGGGGAGGCGCGAGATTCAGCGCGAGGCTAGGAAGGAAGAAATTGCAGGAATCCGCTCGCGATTGTTCATG GGTAAACAGGGTAAGATGAAGGAAATGTATCAGCAGGCAGTAGCCGGAAACGACCGCGTCACGAAGATAAATGCGGCAGAGGAGATCCAGCACTCGTCTACCCACGCTCGTTCCATTAAAGAGAGATTCGAACGGGGCGAGCCAATCGCAGCTTCGGACGAGGAAATCGACAGTAAACCGAAACCGGAGAAAGCCGACGAGGAGGTGATCGCAGCAG GTATTAGCAGAAAGTCGCGATCGCTTTTTTTGGAATTGGACGCTTCTGCAGCGAAAACAGGACGTCCAGTAACGCCAGTGCAACCGAAAACACCAACCGAAATCCCACGACGTGCACGGGAT GCGTTCATGGGTCGTCAAGTCTCAGACGATGTGGTACGCAGCTCAGATGCGACCGAGGAGATTCACGTAGAAACGTCGGAAATTTCGAACAAGTTCAAATTCTTCGAGACCTACAAGGAACCGGAGAAACAGCGAAAGCAGTTTCGAATCACACCTCCTCGCGACGGTCAAGTCAAG ATGAATTCACCGGATCGCGAGATATACCGCGATCCCGACGTCGTCAGAGCCGACGACAGGGTGGACGAGGTAGTCCACACGGACACAGCGAGGAAGATGCTGTCTATCTTCCGACAAATGGAGGAAAACGCGTGTAAGGAGGAACTGCCGGAGGGTCCAAAACCTCTGAAACGTTTCACACCACCTCCCGAGGACAAATTTGCCAAGGCGACAGCATCGGACtcggaggaagaagaggacgaAGAAAACGAGGAATCCGATGGCGACGAGAGCACCGAGGAGAAAGATCCCAACTACGTCCGTGCTTCAGACAAG GTGGAGGACGAGTTCTTGAAACAGGCGCAAAATGCGGCGCGCGCCAAAACGCTCCGTGCTAAGTTCGAGCATTGGGAGGAGACCGACGGCAAGGTCGGCAGTCACCATATCGCCGAAATCGAAATGGCCCAGGGCACGGGCGAACAGTCCAGCATAGAGTCTGCGAGCAGTCTGAGAGCTCGTTTCGAGTCTCTCGGCTCGCAGAACAACGAATCTCCACGCGCACCGAAGGTCAAAGTTAATCGATTTGTG ta
- the LOC140671814 gene encoding uncharacterized protein isoform X14, whose protein sequence is MAEVATKKSINVVSSKKSEVCGVQSNNGLIDLDDLTASNNKLISLCDDDDDDDLVLTNNTRNELDNEDKSLQELIDSELALRICSSKSDDDITEELEEEQPVVSQPETIKRIVLDRRQDPFDVNTEFIAVESEYYSLIEEPHQNGHVSPNVNTEVIKPEPIYLQEEFVEQPEVVQKTCDDDRPLNRDEPVDSKEHQASTKDDVVPAIDVPDSSNITNDLIDMSISQPFATCPENKQEELMEKMPDDATLCHTEVSQENITADVAQDTSTGQQFSDNFDETLHQQNQSSSKQKNPFTNEDSSMNEHIEKLENSFEHVEEKISTLISQDKQSPSEIIEEEADLNLSKKHEEEDPRCIQEQFGSFDDDIASQSEMLTETSSTQEFLATERRVLSEEANQETPQIVTSSEITGGSPVTSGSILESDSVPEYSRDIAEDAQNPVDESSSELSASDSTFIEKTEVVVSDTNVTIFSETKRDVERVDENLDSWTTVEEATKPAGVEEERSDDVNEATRDDNEGKADDSLVPPTSPRAPLATPDETETSDVSNACDSESREETVTASSTLVTSSKVGTKTKKKKIEGVAGNDATSPNLTPRTKKTKKSKKSDLEKENISVCRSFGDISNMSDGDQAAFGKTSHAGEAEEKSSFNKFDALSKKTVLHVRSVDAGKVQQQLNAVGQGGDANTNCRSCGKVVFQMEQTKAEGLVWHKNCFRCVQCGKQLNVDNYESHESTLYCKPHFKELFQPKPVEESEQPVRPRKPELIIRENEPKELPPDVVRASDKPDLGLEELSSLNVKSRFQVFEKASTENVNEIERSPSQIAVKRSPSILSKLAKFQAKGMDIGVADESLNGIPYEQSSESEDDVETEETEDVETEIVKAKRTTRERPISFSKMDDIKNRWESTSQQGRREIQREARKEEIAGIRSRLFMGKQGKMKEMYQQAVAGNDRVTKINAAEEIQHSSTHARSIKERFERGEPIAASDEEIDSKPKPEKADEEVIAAGISRKSRSLFLELDASAAKTGRPVTPVQPKTPTEIPRRARDAFMGRQVSDDVVRSSDATEEIHVETSEISNKFKFFETYKEPEKQRKQFRITPPRDGQVKMNSPDREIYRDPDVVRADDRVDEVVHTDTARKMLSIFRQMEENACKEELPEGPKPLKRFTPPPEDKFAKATASDSEEEEDEENEESDGDESTEEKDPNYVRASDKVEDEFLKQAQNAARAKTLRAKFEHWEETDGKVGSHHIAEIEMAQGTGEQSSIESASSLRARFESLGSQNNESPRAPKVKVNRFVEIQTTCTDVCESCQKKVYPLEKVETNNKIFHKQCFRCLQCNCILRMDSFTLNNGKLYCIPHFKQLFITRGNYDEGFGVDPHKNKWATNSNSSTSPSPIAVSNGDL, encoded by the exons ATGGCGGAGGTGGCGACAAAGAAATCAATCAATGTCGTAAGTAGTAAGAAGAGCGAGGTGTGCGGTGTTCAATCTAACAACGGTTTGATTGATTTGGATGATTTAACCGCGAGTAACAACAAACTAATCTCGTTgtgcgacgacgacgacgatgacgatctCGTGCTCACAAATAATACGCGTAACGAGCTCGATAACGAGGACAAGAGCCTGCAGGAGTTGATAGACAGCGAACTAGCTTTAAGGATTTGCTCGAGCAAGAGCGACGACGACATCACTGAAGAGCTAGAAGAGGAGCAACCCGTCGTCTCTCAACCGGAGACGATCAAGAGGATTGTCCTGGACCGTCGACAGGATCCTTTCGATGTCAACACGGAGTTTATAGCGGTCGAGAGTGAATATTATTCTCTGATCGAGGAACCCCATCAAAATGGTCACGTATCCCCGAACGTCAATACTGAGGTCATAAAACCGGAACCGATATATCTTCAAGAGGAGTTCGTCGAGCAGCCGGAAGTCGTCCAGAAAACGTGCGACGATGATCGGCCATTGAATCGAGACGAACCCGTCGACAGCAAAGAGCATCAGGCATCAACCAAGGATGACGTCGTGCCTGCCATAGACGTCCCGGATTCTAGTAACATCACGAATGATCTCATTGACATGTCGATCTCCCAACCTTTTGCAACTTGTCCTGAAAATAAGCAGGAAGAACTGATGGAAAAGATGCCGGACGACGCGACTCTGTGTCATACGGAAGTTAGCCAAGAAAATATTACTGCAGACGTCGCTCAGGACACGTCGACCGGCCAACAGTTCTCCGACAACTTTGACGAAACACTTCACCAGCAAAATCAAAGTTCCAGTAAGCAGAAGAATCCTTTCACGAATGAAGACTCTTCCATGAATGAACATATCGAGAAGCTTGAAAATTCTTTCGAACATGTTGAGGAAAAGATTTCAACTCTGATTTCCCAAGACAAACAGTCGCCTTCCGAAATCATTGAAGAAGAGGCAGATTTGAATTTAAGCAAGAAGCATGAAGAAGAAGATCCTCGTTGCATTCAGGAGCAATTTGGAAGTTTCGATGACGATATCGCCAGCCAGTCTGAAATGCTCACGGAAACGTCTAGTACGCAAGAGTTTCTCGCTACAGAACGACGCGTATTGAGCGAGGAGGCCAATCAAGAGACACCTCAGATTGTAACATCGTCAGAAATCACTGGTGGTTCACCAGTAACGTCGGGATCGATCCTCGAGAGCGATTCTGTCCCAGAGTATTCCAGGGATATCGCGGAGGACGCCCAGAATCCGGTGGACGAATCCTCGAGCGAGTTATCGGCGTCGGATTCGACGTTCATCGAAAAGACCGAGGTCGTGGTGTCGGATACGAACGTGACGATCTTCTCGGAAACGAAGCGAGACGTCGAGCGTGTCGACGAGAATTTGGACTCGTGGACCACGGTCGAGGAGGCTACGAAACCAGCTGGCGTCGAGGAGGAACGCAGCGATGACGTTAACGAGGCGACGAGAGACGATAACGAGGGGAAAGCGGACGATTCGTTAGTACCCCCCACGTCCCCCCGCGCACCCCTGGCCACCCCGGACGAGACAGAGACGAGCGATGTTTCTAACGCCTGCGAT AGCGAGAGCCGCGAGGAAACGGTGACCGCCAGTTCTACCTTGGTGACCTCCTCGAAGGTTGGGACGaaaacgaagaagaagaagatcgAGGGCGTCGCAGGTAACGATGCCACCTCGCCGAACCTTACGCCGCGTACAAAGAAAACCAAGAAGAGCAAGAAGAGCGATCTCGAGAAGGAGAACATCTCCGTG TGTCGCAGCTTTGGCGACATCTCGAACATGAGCGACGGCGATCAGGCGGCTTTCGGGAAAACGAGCCACGCGGGGGAGGCCGAAGAG aaatcAAGCTTTAATAAATTCGATGCTCTCAGTAAGAAGACAGTTCTGCACGTACGTTCGGTCGATGCAGGAAAAGTGCAACAGCAGCTAAATGCC GTGGGTCAGGGCGGCGATGCGAATACGAATTGTCGCAGCTGCGGCAAGGTCGTCTTCCAAATGGAACAGACAAAGGCCGAGGGTCTGGTATGGCACAAGAATTGCTTCCGGTGCGTGCAATGCGGCAAGCAGCTCAACGTGGACAATTACGAGAGCCACGAGAGCACGCTCTACTGTAAACCCCACTTCAAGGAGCTCTTCCAACCGAAACCGGTCGAGGAGTCCGAACAACCCG TGCGACCTCGAAAGCCGGAGCTGATCATACGGGAGAACGAGCCGAAAGAGTTGCCACCCGATGTGGTCAGAG CTTCCGACAAACCCGACCTAGGACTCGAGGAGCTCTCAAGCTTAAACGTCAAGTCGCGCTTCCAAGTCTTCGAGAAAGCTAGCACAGAGAACGTCAATGAAATTGAGAGATCGCCGTCGCAGATCGCCGTCAAGAGATCGCCCAGCATCCTCAGTAAACTGGCCAA ATTCCAGGCGAAAGGCATGGATATTGGCGTGGCGGATGAATCTCTCAATGGCATACCCTACGAGCAGTCGAGCGAAAGTGAAGACGACGTGGAAACGGAGGAGACCGAAG ACGTGGAGACCGAGATTGTGAAGGCAAAACGCACCACGCGTGAACGACCGATCAGTTTCTCAAAGATGGACGACATCAAGAATCGCTGGGAATCCACCAGTCAACAGGGGAGGCGCGAGATTCAGCGCGAGGCTAGGAAGGAAGAAATTGCAGGAATCCGCTCGCGATTGTTCATG GGTAAACAGGGTAAGATGAAGGAAATGTATCAGCAGGCAGTAGCCGGAAACGACCGCGTCACGAAGATAAATGCGGCAGAGGAGATCCAGCACTCGTCTACCCACGCTCGTTCCATTAAAGAGAGATTCGAACGGGGCGAGCCAATCGCAGCTTCGGACGAGGAAATCGACAGTAAACCGAAACCGGAGAAAGCCGACGAGGAGGTGATCGCAGCAG GTATTAGCAGAAAGTCGCGATCGCTTTTTTTGGAATTGGACGCTTCTGCAGCGAAAACAGGACGTCCAGTAACGCCAGTGCAACCGAAAACACCAACCGAAATCCCACGACGTGCACGGGAT GCGTTCATGGGTCGTCAAGTCTCAGACGATGTGGTACGCAGCTCAGATGCGACCGAGGAGATTCACGTAGAAACGTCGGAAATTTCGAACAAGTTCAAATTCTTCGAGACCTACAAGGAACCGGAGAAACAGCGAAAGCAGTTTCGAATCACACCTCCTCGCGACGGTCAAGTCAAG ATGAATTCACCGGATCGCGAGATATACCGCGATCCCGACGTCGTCAGAGCCGACGACAGGGTGGACGAGGTAGTCCACACGGACACAGCGAGGAAGATGCTGTCTATCTTCCGACAAATGGAGGAAAACGCGTGTAAGGAGGAACTGCCGGAGGGTCCAAAACCTCTGAAACGTTTCACACCACCTCCCGAGGACAAATTTGCCAAGGCGACAGCATCGGACtcggaggaagaagaggacgaAGAAAACGAGGAATCCGATGGCGACGAGAGCACCGAGGAGAAAGATCCCAACTACGTCCGTGCTTCAGACAAG GTGGAGGACGAGTTCTTGAAACAGGCGCAAAATGCGGCGCGCGCCAAAACGCTCCGTGCTAAGTTCGAGCATTGGGAGGAGACCGACGGCAAGGTCGGCAGTCACCATATCGCCGAAATCGAAATGGCCCAGGGCACGGGCGAACAGTCCAGCATAGAGTCTGCGAGCAGTCTGAGAGCTCGTTTCGAGTCTCTCGGCTCGCAGAACAACGAATCTCCACGCGCACCGAAGGTCAAAGTTAATCGATTTGTG